One Micromonospora eburnea genomic region harbors:
- a CDS encoding C40 family peptidase — protein MELQPGREALVRVPVATLWAAPEAVRPVDRPALADPPDIAAWVAGMNRDQQVDECMLSQLRLGERVLVTEVRTDGWSQVIALDQPAGKLDRRGYPGWLPAAHLAAAPETGSSTNPLVVDALLTALRVAPDGPVALPGVVLGTRLAPAGRPVDGWRPVHVPGRVDPLWAPEGDVVPLPTERPAPKEVLAAAERLHGLIYLWGGVSSHGIDCSGLVHLAWGRYAVTLPRDADDQAEATTPLALGEERPGDLYFFARPGRRIHHVGIVSSEPHGEVRRMLHACYLQRRVVEERLPPEREATLVGVHRV, from the coding sequence ATGGAGCTGCAACCGGGCCGCGAGGCCCTCGTCCGGGTCCCGGTGGCGACCCTCTGGGCCGCACCGGAGGCGGTCCGGCCCGTCGACCGCCCCGCGCTGGCCGACCCGCCGGACATCGCCGCCTGGGTCGCCGGCATGAACCGCGACCAACAGGTCGACGAATGCATGCTCAGCCAACTGCGGCTGGGTGAACGGGTGCTCGTCACCGAGGTGCGCACCGACGGCTGGAGCCAGGTGATCGCCCTGGACCAACCCGCCGGCAAGCTCGACCGGCGCGGCTACCCCGGCTGGCTGCCCGCCGCCCACCTGGCCGCCGCGCCGGAGACCGGCTCGTCAACCAACCCGCTGGTGGTCGACGCCCTGCTCACCGCGCTGCGCGTCGCCCCGGACGGCCCGGTGGCGCTGCCCGGTGTGGTCCTCGGCACCCGACTCGCTCCGGCCGGCCGGCCGGTGGACGGGTGGCGGCCGGTCCACGTGCCCGGCCGGGTCGACCCGCTCTGGGCGCCCGAGGGCGACGTCGTGCCACTGCCCACCGAGCGGCCGGCGCCCAAGGAGGTGCTGGCCGCCGCCGAGCGGCTGCACGGCCTGATCTACCTCTGGGGCGGTGTCTCCAGCCACGGGATCGACTGCTCCGGCCTGGTGCACCTGGCCTGGGGGCGATACGCGGTGACGCTGCCCAGGGACGCCGACGACCAGGCCGAGGCGACCACTCCCCTGGCGCTGGGCGAGGAACGCCCCGGCGACCTCTATTTCTTCGCCCGGCCGGGCCGCCGGATCCACCACGTCGGCATCGTCAGCAGCGAGCCGCACGGGGAGGTCCGGCGGATGCTGCACGCCTGCTACCTCCAGCGCCGGGTGGTGGAGGAGCGGCTTCCCCCCGAACGGGAGGCCACGCTGGTCGGCGTCCACCGCGTCTGA